One genomic segment of bacterium includes these proteins:
- a CDS encoding tetratricopeptide repeat protein: GAEKGLRLAAAVWPFWEARSHFTLGRGLLARAIARGREALGPTPALARALTGAGNLAWAQSDFAPAKTCFAESLAVNRALGNRQGEAVGLGSLGLVAMDSLGLEEATALFGEALALFRDMGDRLGTCRTLANLAICLRNQGQPEEARRLQLENLAIRRELGDLRGTGLALYNLTVIALQLEEWAAARGHVAEGLRLFRELEDRLHLATCLERASELAAALGETLRAVSLRAAAAALRAAIGAPVPPKALEERERFLAAAREKLAPGDFAQAWAAGERATYQDAVAEALDWLEAPA; the protein is encoded by the coding sequence GGGGGCCGAGAAGGGACTGCGGCTCGCTGCCGCGGTCTGGCCCTTCTGGGAGGCGCGCAGCCACTTCACGCTGGGACGGGGCCTGCTGGCGCGGGCCATCGCGCGCGGGCGCGAGGCGCTGGGCCCGACGCCGGCCCTGGCCCGCGCGCTGACGGGGGCGGGCAACCTCGCCTGGGCGCAGTCGGACTTCGCCCCCGCCAAGACCTGCTTCGCCGAGAGCCTCGCCGTGAACCGCGCGCTCGGCAATCGCCAGGGCGAAGCCGTGGGACTGGGCAGCCTCGGCCTGGTCGCCATGGACAGCCTCGGCCTCGAAGAGGCGACAGCCCTCTTCGGCGAGGCGCTGGCGCTCTTCCGCGACATGGGCGACCGGCTCGGCACCTGCCGGACCCTGGCCAACCTGGCCATCTGCCTGCGCAACCAGGGTCAGCCCGAGGAGGCGCGCCGCCTCCAGCTCGAGAACCTCGCGATCCGCCGCGAGCTGGGCGACCTGCGCGGCACGGGGCTCGCCTTGTACAACCTCACGGTCATCGCCCTCCAGCTCGAGGAGTGGGCCGCGGCGCGCGGACACGTCGCCGAGGGCCTGCGCCTCTTCCGCGAGCTCGAGGACCGCCTGCACCTGGCCACCTGCCTGGAGCGCGCAAGCGAGCTGGCCGCGGCGTTGGGCGAGACGCTCCGTGCGGTGAGCCTGCGCGCCGCCGCCGCAGCGCTGCGTGCGGCGATCGGCGCGCCCGTCCCACCCAAGGCGCTCGAGGAGCGCGAGCGCTTCCTGGCCGCCGCTCGCGAGAAGCTCGCTCCCGGGGACTTCGCGCAGGCCTGGGCGGCGGGGGAGCGGGCCACCTACCAGGATGCCGTCGCCGAGGCCCTGGACTGGCTCGAGGCGCCGGCCTGA
- a CDS encoding DUF4390 domain-containing protein has protein sequence MRGTRRLAGARAAGLAAALAALVAAKALGVEQSTRVERVELSRAADALVADIELAALLSPPVENTLRSGLPVVVDLAIELRPAAGRAAGRLVRSTLSYDVWEDRYRLERAGAHWDYADLAALRAAAARYEALPLAALSALGARSFTLSLRVAVDPLGGAERERMEKWLARTVSDPADPSARELRLDLGALLGSVFGGKGPQGWGPERVVGPVALGALRERAPAARPPAPPPGAGEKEAP, from the coding sequence GTGCGCGGGACCCGGCGCCTGGCGGGGGCACGAGCGGCAGGATTGGCAGCCGCTCTTGCAGCGCTCGTCGCTGCAAAGGCTCTAGGAGTTGAACAGAGCACGCGCGTGGAGCGCGTCGAGCTGTCGCGCGCGGCGGACGCACTCGTCGCCGACATCGAGCTGGCCGCGCTGCTCAGTCCACCCGTCGAGAACACCTTGAGAAGCGGACTGCCGGTGGTCGTCGATCTCGCGATCGAGCTGCGGCCTGCCGCGGGGCGCGCGGCGGGGCGTCTCGTGCGCAGCACCCTGAGCTACGACGTCTGGGAGGACCGCTACCGGCTCGAGCGGGCCGGCGCGCACTGGGACTACGCGGACCTCGCCGCGCTGCGCGCGGCCGCCGCCCGCTACGAGGCGCTGCCGCTGGCGGCGCTCTCGGCGCTGGGCGCGAGGAGCTTCACGCTCAGCCTGCGCGTGGCGGTCGATCCGCTGGGCGGGGCCGAGCGCGAGCGGATGGAGAAGTGGCTCGCGCGCACCGTGAGCGACCCGGCCGACCCCTCGGCGCGCGAGCTGCGCCTGGACCTGGGCGCCCTGCTCGGCAGCGTCTTCGGCGGCAAGGGCCCGCAGGGTTGGGGGCCGGAGCGGGTGGTGGGGCCGGTCGCGCTCGGCGCGCTGCGCGAGCGCGCGCCGGCGGCACGACCGCCTGCGCCGCCCCCGGGGGCGGGTGAGAAGGAGGCGCCCTGA